From a single Paraburkholderia youngii genomic region:
- a CDS encoding HD domain-containing protein: MSHLQERFVELWTRCGGARAEAVYADLAQRYSEPIRHYHTLRHVRRCLRYFDAARSAIPHPDLVELALWCHDIIYVPGASDNERRSADWLRRSAGDRIAMCERICAMILATRHTGAPEELDERFTCDIDLAVLGAARSRFLAEGVRVRRERSDLDDLAYDLQERKFLGSLLARPRIYFTDYFHARCEMRARGNLTWRLASETPGSR; this comes from the coding sequence ATGAGCCACTTGCAGGAACGCTTCGTCGAGTTATGGACGCGCTGCGGCGGCGCACGCGCCGAGGCTGTCTATGCCGATCTCGCGCAACGTTACAGCGAACCCATTCGTCACTATCACACGCTGCGTCACGTTCGCCGCTGTCTGCGCTATTTCGATGCGGCACGCAGCGCGATCCCGCATCCCGATCTCGTGGAACTTGCGCTGTGGTGCCACGACATCATCTATGTTCCAGGCGCAAGCGACAACGAGCGGCGCAGCGCGGACTGGCTTCGACGCTCGGCCGGCGATCGCATCGCGATGTGTGAGCGAATCTGCGCAATGATCCTCGCCACCCGACATACCGGCGCGCCGGAAGAGCTCGATGAGCGCTTTACATGCGACATCGACCTCGCTGTCCTGGGCGCCGCGAGATCCCGGTTTCTCGCGGAAGGAGTGCGCGTGCGCAGAGAGCGCTCGGACCTCGACGACCTCGCATATGACTTGCAGGAGCGAAAGTTCCTGGGCAGCCTGCTTGCACGACCTCGCATCTATTTCACGGACTATTTCCACGCGAGATGCGAGATGCGTGCTCGCGGGAATCTCACGTGGCGGCTCGCGTCGGAGACGCCGGGATCGCGGTAG
- a CDS encoding patatin-like phospholipase family protein, producing MAVNRTRRHDASAPRSIALALQGGGMHGAFTWGVLDRLLEDDRLEIEGVSATSAGAMNGAVLAYGLLNGGEDGARQALHDFWHGVAESAERYSPLRWMPWLKGSHSFGLDHSPLYAFADMMLRVFSPYQFNPHNLNPLREVLERQVDFAALRQRCPILLYLCATNVETGKIRIFTGEDICADAVLASACVPTLFHAVTIAGQHYWDGGYMGNPAIYPLIYHCKTRDVVIVHINPLVRAGVPVTAAGILNRISEISFNSSLMREMRAIAFVTDLIQQGKLDRDEMKEMLIHSIRSDAAMCALSLSSKYNADWSFLCELRDNGRNEADAWLARHYADIGRRSSIDIRAEFL from the coding sequence ATGGCGGTGAATCGTACAAGACGCCACGACGCGTCGGCGCCCAGGTCGATTGCGCTGGCTCTGCAGGGCGGCGGGATGCACGGCGCATTCACGTGGGGCGTTCTCGACCGGCTACTCGAAGACGACCGACTCGAGATCGAAGGCGTGAGCGCGACCAGCGCCGGCGCAATGAACGGTGCAGTGCTCGCATACGGGCTGTTGAACGGGGGCGAGGACGGCGCGCGTCAGGCGCTGCACGACTTCTGGCATGGGGTCGCGGAGTCGGCCGAGCGCTATAGCCCGCTGCGCTGGATGCCGTGGCTCAAGGGCTCGCACAGTTTCGGTCTCGATCATTCACCGCTTTATGCGTTCGCGGACATGATGCTGCGCGTGTTTTCTCCCTATCAGTTCAATCCGCACAATCTGAATCCGTTGCGCGAAGTGCTCGAACGCCAGGTCGACTTTGCGGCACTGCGCCAACGGTGTCCGATACTGCTATATCTGTGCGCGACCAACGTGGAGACGGGCAAGATACGCATCTTCACGGGTGAGGACATCTGCGCGGACGCGGTGCTCGCCTCCGCCTGCGTGCCGACGCTGTTCCATGCGGTGACGATCGCAGGCCAGCACTACTGGGATGGCGGCTATATGGGCAACCCCGCCATTTATCCGCTGATCTATCACTGCAAGACGCGCGACGTGGTGATCGTCCACATCAATCCGCTCGTACGCGCCGGCGTGCCAGTCACGGCCGCCGGAATTCTGAATCGGATCAGCGAAATCAGCTTCAATTCATCGCTGATGCGCGAGATGCGTGCAATTGCATTTGTCACCGATCTGATCCAGCAAGGTAAACTCGATCGGGACGAGATGAAGGAAATGCTGATTCATTCGATCCGCTCCGACGCCGCGATGTGCGCGCTCAGCCTGTCCAGCAAGTACAACGCGGATTGGAGCTTTCTCTGCGAACTGCGCGACAACGGCCGGAACGAGGCCGATGCTTGGCTCGCGCGGCACTACGCGGATATCGGTCGACGCTCCAGCATCGACATTCGCGCGGAGTTTCTCTGA